The sequence CATTGACGTACGTCTCCCCGGGCGCGAGTGGGTACGAAGTCCAGCGACGCTGTGCCACCAGTGGACACACCCACACCGGACGCATGCCGATCTCGCGATCGAACCAGGTCAGGAACTCCGCGAGGCGCTCGACCGGCACCTCGACATCCTGGATCACCCGCTCCCGACGTGGCCGGCCCGCCCGGTCGTCGAGGCGGTCCGCGATCCTGAATCGTCGATCGATCCCCAGCAACTTCATGTAGAAGTCACTGCGCCGCCAACGCCGCGGCCACACCCGACGGATCAATGGATGCTGCGCCCCGAACGCGCCGGAGCACCAGAACCAGTCGGTGTCCCAGCGCCAGATGTAGTCGTGGATGGTCAGGATGTCGGTGGTCCGCTGCTGGAGTGAGCGGTAGAAGATCTGTTGCCCGGTGTAGTCACTCGGGCTGCCAGAAGGACTGTCCGTCCACGTCGCCAGCGTGAGATAGAGCTCATCGGGGCTGAACGCGACGCCGTCGAGACCGTCCACAGCGACGCCTTCGTACTCACGCGTGGCCGTGATCTTCTCGATCGCCCCGGCGAGGTCGGCGCCGGAGTCGAACCGTACGTGCCTGAGTTCGACGTACGCGGGCACCGGCTCGAGCCTGATCCGCAGCCGGGCGGCGTAGCCGAGACTGCCGTAGGAGTTGGGGAACGCATCGAACAGGTCATCTCCGGGGCGAGCCGTGACGATCGCACCGTCGCCGGTGAGGACGTCCATCTCGAGAACCGATTCGTGCGGCAGCCCGTTGCGGAAGCTCGTCGACTCGATGCCGAGCCCGGTCACAGCTCCGCCCAGTGTGATCGTGCGCAGTTGCGGCACGACGTACGGGATCAGGCCGTGCGGGAGGGTGGCGTCCACCAGAGCCCCGTACGTGCACATGCCCTGCACGTCCGCGGTGCGCGCGACGGCATCCACCTCGATGACGCCGTTGAGCCCGGACACGTCCAGGCCCGGCGAGGCGCTGGCGTCCCTGGTACGGAACAGGTTGGTGGTCGACTTGGCCAGACGAACCGGTGCCCCGGTCGGAATGGAGGCGTACGAGGCCTCCAGACGGCGCACGGACTCACGATGACTCTCCCCAGACGTCACGCGTCCAACGTAACGCGTGGACTAGACCGGGGCCAGAGGTCTAGCGAGCTGGGTTCACCAGAATTGGAACGCCGGCGCCGCTGAACTCGGCCACGACAGCGCGGTCACTGTCAGTCAGCTCACCATCGGTCAGGAGCACGACCGCCTCGAGCCCCCGGGACCCCGACGAGATCGCCATCGCGACGGCGACGCCGACCGCCGACACCTGCAGCGCCTCGAGCGCCACGGTCGCCGCGGCGTACGTGCGTCCGTCGAGATCCCGCACCGCTGCGCCTTCGGCGGCGCGCGTACGCGCTCGCGTGCTGCGAGCCAGCGTCACGAGCTTGGCGTCCTCGGGGCTGAGTTCAGGAGAGGCGTGAGTCATGACCGTCCTCGGGTTCGATGAGTGAGATCAACACGGTACCGACCTTGTTCCGGCGGCCTGCGGACTCCTCCGCCTGCAGGCGGAGGCCACGGGTCTCGACCATGGCGCCCGGGATGGGGACGAGGCCCAGTTCCTTGGCAAGGAGCCCGACGACCGAATCGACCTCGTCGTCGCTGACATCCACGCCGACAAGGTCCTCGACATCGTCCAGGAGGAAGCGTGCCGGCACCCGCCAGGAGCCGTCCGGGAGCTTCTGTGGCTCCCGGTCCTCGGTGTCGTGTTCGTCGGTGATCTCCCCGACGATCTCCTCGAGGATGTCCTCGATGGTGATCAGGCCGGCCGTCCCGCCGTACTCGTCCACCACGATCGCGATGTGTTGCCGGCCGCGCTGCATGTCGGCGAGGAGCTCGTCGACCTTCTTGGAGTCGGGCACCCAGGTCACCGGCCGCATCAACTCCTCGACGCGCTCGGTCTTCTCGACGTCAGGGGCTTCGAAGTCGCGGCGAACGATGTCCTTGAGGTATGCAAAGCCGACAATGTTGTCGAGGGAGTCCTCGATCACGGGGATTCGTGAGAATCCGGATCGCAGGAACAGCGACATCGTCTGACGCAGGTTCTTGTGGCGCTCCACGAAGACGATCTCACCCCTGGGCACCATCACCTCCCGGGCACGCGTCTCGCCCAGCTCGAGCACCGAGTGGATCATCTCCCGCTCATCGTCATCGATGAGGTTGCGGTCCTCGGCCAGGTCGACCATCTCGCGCAGCTCGGTCTCGGTGGTGAACGGTCCCTTCCGGAAACCGGCGCCGGGGGTCAGGGCGTTGCCGAGCAGAATCAGCAGGCTGGGGATCGGACCCAGGATCGAGGTGACGCCGACGAGGGGAACGGCGCCGATCAGCGCCACGGTCTCAGCGTGCTGGCGTCCGACCGTACGCGGCGCAACGCCGATCGCCACGAAACTGACCACGACCATCAGCACGATCGCGATCGCTGCGGCCGGCCACCAGCCGTGCCCGGTCGCGTCGTAGAGCTCCAGGGTGACGATCACAGTAGCTGCGACCTCGGCGAGCGTACGCAGCAACAACCCTGTGTTGAGGAACCGAGCCCGGTCGTCGAGGAGGCGTACAAGCGCCGTGGCTCCCCCGCGCCTGGCTGCCGCCAGTTCGGCAGCGCGCGCGGGCGAGAAGGAGACGAGCGCAGCGTCCGCGCAGGACAGGAGCCCGGCCAGAACGACGCAGCCGGCAGCTGCGACCAGAAGTCCGATGTCGACCATCAGCGGCTACTGGGGCGCCTTCGCCTGGGAGCCCCACTCGGTCAGCAGCCGGGCCTGGAGCCCGAACATTTCCTGGTGCTCGTCGGCCTCGGCGTGGTCATAGCCCAGCAGATGCAGGATGCCGTGCGTGGTGAGCAGCTCGAGTTCCGCGAGTAGCCCGTGCCCGGCAGCCTCTCCCTGACGCTCCGCGACGGCCGGCGACAACACCAGATCACCCAGCACGCCTTCGTCCAGCTCAGCATCGAGTTCGCCGGGAAGGAGCTCGTCCATCGGGAACGCGAGCACGTCCGTCGGACCCTGCTTGCCCATCCACTGCTCGTTGAGCGTGGCGATCGTGTCCTCATCGACTGCCTTGATGCACAACTCGGCTTCCGGGTGCACCCGCATCTGGTCCATCACGAATCGGGCCAGCTTGGCGAAGTGCTCGACATCGAGGCCGAACCCGGACTCGTCGATGATCTCGATCGTCACTTTCGCTCCCGCGTGCTCTTGGTGTTCTCGATGGTCTCGTCATGCGCGTCGTACGCGGCCACGATGTGCCCGACGAGTTCATGGCGCACGACGTCGTGGCTGGTCAGCCGGTTGAAGCTGATGTCGTCGATCCCGGTGAGGATCCCTTCGACGACCTTGAGGCCGGACTGCTTGCCGCTGGGCAGGTCGGTCTGGGAGATGTCGCCGGTGACAACGATCTTCGACCCGAAACCGAGTCGCGTCAGGAACATCTTCATCTGCTCCGGTGTGGTGTTCTGCGCCTCGTCAAGGATCACGAACGCGCCCGAGAGCGTACGGCCGCGCATGTAGGCCAGTGGGGCGATCTCGATCGTGCCGCTCGCCAGGAGTCGCGGAATGAGGTCGGGGTCCAACATGTCGTGCAGCGCGTCGTACAACGGCCGCATGTACGGGTCGATCTTCTCGGTGAGGGTGCCGGGGAGGAATCCGAGGTTCTCCCCCGACTCGACCGCAGGACGGGTCAGCACGATCCGGTTGACAGTGCGGGAGGTGAGCGCCTGGACGGCCTTCGCAACGGCGAGGTACGTCTTGCCGGTGCCAGCGGGACCGATACCGAATGTGACGGTGTGCTGATCGATCGCCTCGACGTACCGCTTCTGGTTGATCGTCTTGGGCCGGATCGAGCGGCCACGATTCGTCAGGATGTTGTGCGACAGGATGTCGGCGGGCTTCTCGGCGATCTCCTCCACGACCATCCCGAGGACCCGCTCCACCGTCTCGCGGGCCAGACCCTGGCCGGTGCGCACGATCTGGATCATCTCGTCGAAGGCGCGTTCGGCCTTGGCCACATCGCGCGCAGGACCAGTGACGGTGATGCGGTTGCCGCGTACGTGCAGGGCGACACCGAGGGTCGACTCGACCAGGGTGAGGTGCTCGTCGGCGGGACCGAGGACGCTGACCGCGTTGATGCTGGCCGGGATCACCACAATGTGCTGCGCGCCGGCGGGGGCCGAGCGCAGATTGGTCCGGTTCCGGCGCTCGGTGGAGGGCTCGCTCATGTGGCCTTATCTGTCAGTGGTCGTGCGTGTCCATCCTAGGTGACCGGCGTGGCAGGGGCGACGCGGTTCGTCGACGGAGGACACTTGACCCATGCGGACGTTGCCTGCCCTGATCGCCCTCGGACTCGCTCTCACCGGATGCGGCACGACCACTGCAGCGGTGTCGGGAACGCCGACCAACTCCTCGACCCCGATCCCCACCGTGTCGATCGACACCACGCCGGTCAGCGCCAGGAGTTCGGTCGGTCAGGTCGTCCTCACCCTGTCGCAGCCGTACGGCAACACGCACGCGACGACCAGTTTCGCCGTCGTGGGGACGTCCAACTCCGTCGAGGCGAACACGCCGTGGGCGCTGACGAACGCTGCTCACAAGGTTGTCCGCCAGGGCGCGTTCACGGCTGACGGTTGGGGCGACAAGCTCTACCCGTACAGCGGGACCGTGTCCGTAGCCGGTCTCCCGGCGGGGACATACCTCTTCACCGTCCGGATCGATGACCCCTCTGACGGCGAGGGCAAGCCGGTGCCGCAGGTCTCGCGGGTCGTACTCGTCGGTTAGAACCAGCGGGGCGTACGCGACAACAGAGCGGACGCGGCCGCCACGCCCGCAGTGGACGTACGCAGCACCTCGGTGCCCATCCGGACCGTACGAGCCCCGGCGGCCTCGAACGCAGCCACCTCGTCCTCCGTCAAGCCACCCTCGGGGCCGACAATCAAGACGACCCGACCCGTCGGGGTCGGCAAGGTTTCGAACGTCGTCGTCGCAGCCTCGTGCAGGACCACCGCGAGGTCTGATCCCGCGATGATCGTCTTCACCTGACCAGTGGTCGCCATCGGCGCCACCGTGGGGAACCATGCCCGTCGCGCCTGCTTCGCCGCCTCACGAGCCGTCGCGGCCCATCGGGCGTGCGACTTCTCGGCTCGTTCGCCCTTCCAGACGGCCACCGAGCGGGCAGCCGCCCAGGGCACGATCGTGGCGACACCGATCTCGGTGAGCACCTCGACGGCCAACTCGCCGCGGTCGCCCTTCGGGATGGCCTGCACCACCGTGACCGAGGGCGTTGGTTCCTGATGGAGGCTCAGGTCGTCGACGACCACTGACAGCTCGCGCTTGCCGGTCTCGCTGATGGTGCCCGTGACGACGGTGCCGCGACCATCGACGACCATCAGTTGCTCCCCCACCCGCAGCCGGCGTACGGCCACGGCGTGGTGGGCTTCGTCACCGGTGATGGTCACCACCGATCCGACGGCGGAACCGCCCAGGTCAGGGACCAGATGCACCGGAAGCGACATGTCAGCCGACTGTCAGTGCGGTGCGACGACGTCGCGCAGGCGCCCGAAGACGCCCTTCTTGGTTGCCCGCAGCTGGCCGACGGGGCGCTGCTCGCCGCGCACGGCAGCGAGTTGCTGGAGCAACTCCTCCTGGCCCTCGTCGAGCTTCGTCGGCGTCTCCACCACGACCGTGACGATCAGGTCGCCGCGCCCACCGCGGAGGCCCGGTACGCCGCGACCCTTGATGACATGGTCGGTGCCCGACTGGGTGCCCGGACGTACGTCCAGAGCGAAGGTGCGGTCCTCCTCCGGCGTGGACTCCAGATCCGACTCCAGCGTCGGGAGCGTGAGTTTGGTGCCGAGAGCCGCCGCCGTCATCGGAAGCGTGACGACACAGTGCAGTTCGTTGCCCTGTCGGGTGAACAGATCGTGCTTCTCCACCCGGATCTCGACGTACAGATCACCTGCCGGACCCGCACCGACGCCGACCTCGCCCTGCTCGGCGAGGTGCACGCGCGTGCCGTTGTCGACGCCCGGCGGGATCGCCACCTTGAGAGTCTTGTGGGTGCGTACGCGGCCCTCGCCGGCGCAGTCGCGACACGGGTCAGCGATGACCGTGCCGTAGCCCTTGCATGCCGCGCACGGGCGGAGCGTACGGATCTCCCCTAGGAAGGAACGCTGCACCTGTGCCACTTCGCCGGCTCCGCGGCACGTCTCGCAGATGGCAGGCCGCGCGCCGGGAGCGGTCCCCGCGCCCTGACACGTCACGCACCCGATGGCCGTGTCGACCTCGAGCTCCTTGGTGACGCCGAACGCAGCCTCGGCCAGCGAGATGTCGAGCCGGATCAGGGCATCCTGTCCACGACGTTGGCGCGGGCGCGGGCCACGGTTCTGCGCCGTGCCGCCGCCCTGGCCGAAGAACGCGTCCATGATGTCGGTGAAGGTGAAGCCCTGACCGAAGCCGCCGAAGACACCATCGCCGCCGCGGTCGTACGCCGCCCGCTTCTGCGGGTCACTCAGGATCTCATACGCGTGGGAGACATCCTTGAACTTCTCCTGCGCGATCGGGTCCGGGTTGACGTCCGGGTGGTTCTCCCGGGCGAGCTTCCGGTACGCCTTCTTGATGGTGGCGTCGTCGGCGTCCTTCGGGACACCAAGCACCTCATAGGGATCCAACGTCTTCTCTCATTCGTCGTGGACGGGCAGCCGCACGCGGCTCAGTTGCCGTCGAGGATGCGGGACAAGTAGCGGGCGACGGCGTGGACGGAGCCCATCGCCGATGAATAGTCCATCCGGGTGGGGCCGACGACACCGAGCGCCGCCACGGAATCCGCACCGGGGCCGTAGCCGGCGGCGACCACGCTGGTGGCGGCGAGTTCCTGGACGGGGCCCTCCGTGCCGATCCTGACGGTGACTGAATCACCGGCAGCCTGCTCCCCCAGCAGGGTGAGCAGGACGACGTGCTCCTCGAGGGCTTCCAGCAGGGGACGTACGGCCGTGTCGAAACTGTCGCCGTACCGCGCGAGGTTGCTTGCCCCGGCGACGGCCACCCGCTGGCCGCCACGCTCGTCGCTGAGCGCCTCGAGGATCGTGGTCACGACTGGCGCAGCGATCGGCGAGGCCGGAATGTGCTGGAGGCCGATGGCTGCATCGGGGATCGTCCTGCCCTCGGTGGCGGCGTTGACCCAGGCACGCATGGCCGCCAGATCATCGACGGCAACCGGGGCCGTGGTCTCAATGAGGCGCTGCTCGACCCGGCCCGTGCTGAGGATGAGGACCACGAGCAGTCGCGTCGGGGCGACCTCGACCAGCTCGATGTGTCGCACGGTGGACCGGGTGAGCGTCGGGTACTGAACGACAGCGACCTGGCGGGTCAGTTGACTGAGGAGGCGGACGCTGCGATGCACCACGTCGTCGAGATCCACCGCTCCGTCGAGGAACGTCGTGATCGCGCGCTTCTCACCGCTGGTCATCGGTCGCACGGTGGCGAGGCGGTCGACGAACAGTCGGTACCCCTTGTCCGTCGGTACGCGTCCGGCGCTGGTGTGGGGCTGGCTGATGTAGCCCTCGTCCTCCAGGGCAGCCATGTCGTTGCGGACGGTGGCGGGGCTGACGCCCAGGCCGTGCCGCTCGACGAGCGCCTTGGACCCGACGGGCTCATGGGTGGAGACGTAGTCCTCGACGATGGCGCGGAGGACCGCGAGGCGGCGATCGCTGTGCGAGTTCGCACCCTGCATCTCCGCCTCCTCTGGCACTCGTCCGACTGGAGTGCCAATGCTACCTGCTGGCACCCGGTCAGCCCGCCCACGCACGGAGTGGGACTCGTGTGTCTCCAGTGACGTCTGAGAAGGTTGGGGCATGGTTGACCGGTACGGAAGCGATGTTCTCGCAGGCGATTGGCGTACGCCCGCCCGCGGCCGGACCGTGGACGTCCCCGCCACCCTCGGGGACGTCGTCGAAGAGGTCAGCACTGGCTTCTGCGGTGAGATCGTCGGTGTCGACCGGCAACTCAGCACGGTCACGCTTGAGGATCGTCGGCTCAAGCGGCGTACGTTCGAACTCGGCCCTGGATTCCTGCACGAGGGCCGACCAGTCGCGCTGGTCGCTGCGGCAACCTCTGCTGCACCAGCGGCACCGGCGCGTACCGCCTCTGGCTCCATCGCCGTCCAGGGTGTGCGTGCGCGTACCGCCCGCGCCTCGCGGATCTTCGTCGAGGGCCGCCACGACGCCGAGCTCGTGGAGAAGGTCTGGGGCGACGACTTGCGGATCGAGGGCGTGGTCGTGGAATTCCTCGGCGGCGTCGACGATCTGGCCGATCATCTGATGGACTTCAAGCCCGGACCCGGTCGCAAGGTCGGCGTCCTGGTGGACCACCTCGTACGCGGCTCCAAGGAGTCCCGGATCGCCGATGCGATTGTCCGCGGACCCAACGGGGCACACGTACGCATCGTCGGCCACCCGTTCATCGACGTCTGGCAGGCGGTGAAGCCGGATCGGCTCGGACTGTCGGCCTGGCCCACGATCCCGCGGTCGATCGAGTGGAAGAAGGGCATCTGCCAACACATGGGCTGGCCGCATCGCGATCAGGCCGACATCGCACGGGCGTGGAAGTTCATCCTCTCGAAGGTGAACTCCTACGACGACCTCGAGCCGGCCCTGCTCGGCCGCGTCGAGGAGCTGATCGACTTCGTCACGGTCGACTGACCGCCGAGACCCGGCAAATGTCAGCCGAGACCCGACGTCTGACAGGTCGAGACCCGACGTTTGTCAGTCGAGCAGGTCGCGTACGACTCCGTCGGCGAGCAGCCTGCCAGCATCGGTGAGCACCAGCCGCTCACCGCGTCGCTGGAGCAGCCCCCGCCCCACCTGCGCATCGATGGCCTGCTCATTGCCGATCACAGCGGTCGGCATCCCGTCGCTCAGCCGCAACTCCAGGAGCACCCGCTCGATCCGCCGGTCCTCATCGGTCAGGAGTTCACGCCCTGCCGCCGGGCTCTCCCCGGCGGCCAGGCGAGCCGCGTACGCGGTCGGATGCTTCGCGTTCCACCACCGGGTGCCGTTGACGTGGCTGTGTGCTCCGGGCCCGATGCCCCACCAATCGCCGCCCTGCCAGTACAGCATGTTGTGCCGGCAGCGCGCGTCTGTTGACGTGGCCCAGTTCGACACCTCGTACCAACCGAATCCGCGCGCCCGCAGCATTCGGTCGGCGACCTCGTACTTGTCGGCGAAATCGTCCTCCTCGGGCATCGGCACCTCGCCACGGCGTACGCGCCGTGCCAACGCCGTGCCGTCCTCGACGATGAGCGAGTACGCAGAAATGTGATTGGGGTCGCACGTGAGCGCGGCGTCGAGCGACGCCTCCCAGTCGGCCATCGACTCGCCGGGCGTGCCGTAGATCAGGTCCAGAGAGACCTGCTCGAAACCCGCCTCCCGCGCCCACGCGACGGCCTGGGGCACCCGGGCAGGGTCGTGGGTCCGGTCCAGGACTGCGAGTACGTGCGGGACTGCCGACTGCATCCCGAAGGAGATCCGGGTGAACCCACCTTCGCGGAGGGTCTGCAGCGACTCCAACGACACTGAATCCGGGTTCGCCTCGGTGGTGATCTCGGCATCTGTGGCCAGATCGAACTGATCGCGGATCGCGACGAGCATCGCCACGAGGTCCTCAGCGGGCAGCAGCGTCGGCGTACCCCCTCCGAAGAAGACGGTGTCGACCGTCGCCGGTCCGAGGATTCGTCGCGACAACTCGATCTCGGCGATCGCCTGCGAGGCGTACGTACTCTGCGAGACGCCCGGGCCGAGCTCGGTGGCGGTGTAGGTGTTGAAGTCGCAGTAGCCACAGCGCACCGAGCAGAACGGCACATGGACGTAGAAGCCGAGGCCCCTGCCGCTGAGTGTGGTCGGGAGCGAGCCGTCAGCCGGCGCGGGCTCGCCGTCGGGCAGGGCAGAGGGCATGAGCGATGTCAGGCCGGGCGCGACAACGTGTCAACGAGGTCGAATTGCACCCACACACGGTTGCCATCCCGACGGACCACGCGACCCGCAAGACTCTCCCCATCTGCATCCACGACTGAGACAACATCCAGAAGTTGGGGGTCGAACGTCGGGTCATCGCATCGAGGCCCTTGGGATATCCAGGTCTCCACGATGAGGTCGGACCCAACTTCGTTGGGGTCGTAGACCAAATCGCTCGCAACCATGATTGCATTGTACGGGTCTCTCTCAGCGGAAGTCGCGAGATCGGTGGCGCCACTCCAGGGCTTCGGCAGCGCTCATGAAGAGCTCGCTCATCGGGGACAGTTTGTCCGCGATGAGGTTGGTGACCCCGTCATTGCGTTCGAGGATGCCGCGGATCAGCAGGACCGAGTTGGTCGTCGCAGTCTTGCGATACCGCCCCCACACGCCCGCACTGCAGACCACGTTGAGCATGCCGCTCTCATCCTCGAGATTGAGGAATGTCACTCCGCCGGCCGTCCCGGGTCGCTGGCGGTGCGTCACCAATCCAGCCACGGTGAGCCGGCGGCCGGATTCCAGCGTCGTCAGGTCGCGGATACACGGCAGCCCAGACGCAGTGAGCGAGTCGCGCAGATGCGCAAAGGGATGGCTGTCGGGAGTCATGCCGGTCGCCCACAGATCCGCCAGAACTGTCTCGACCTGGTTCATCTCGGCCAGTTGCGGGGTCTCCGGAGTCATCCGAAGCCCATCGAGGTGATCCTCTGACTCGGTCCACCCCGCCTGCCAGAGCGCCTCGCGACGACTCATCTGGTCAATGGCGCCGGCGGTCGCCAAGGCTTCCAGTTGAGTCGCATCGAGGCCGGCTCTCCGGGACAGATCCTGAAGATCGGTGAACGGTCGTTCCTCGCGCGCGGTGACGATCCGCCGGGCGACCTCCAGCCCGATCCCCCGCACCGAGTCCAACCCGAGCCGTACCGCAAGATTCGCATCCCGGCGGTGTATCGGCGTCGGATCCGGCGTACCTGGCACCCACTCGGCCGGCTGTGAGTCGGACATGCAGGAATCGATGCCTGTCGGAACGGCCGTCCCCACCAGCGGTTCCATGTCTGCCTGGGCGGCGGAATGGTTCAGTGAGGGCCCCCTCACCTCGACCCCGTGGCGACGCGCGTCCTGGGTGAGTGACTGTGGCGAGTAGAACCCCATCGGTTGGGCCCGGAGAAGTGCAGCCAGGAAGATGCCCGGGTAGTGAAGCTTGAACCAGCTCGACGAATAGACCAGCTTGGCGAACGACAACGCGTGCGACTCCGCGAAACCGAAGTTCGCGAACGACAGGATCTGGACGTACACGGCCTTGGCCGTCTGCTCCGACATCTCCTTCGCGAGCATCCCGTCCATCAGCTGCGTCTTGAGGGATTCGATCCGCTCAATGCCTCGTTTGGACCCCATCGCCCGCCTCAACAGATCCGCGTCATCGACGGAGAAGTCGCCCAGGACGCGCCCCATGTCCATCAACTGCTCCTGGAACAACGGGACCCCCCTGGTCCGCTCCAGAATCGGTTCGAGCAGCGGGTGGGCGTACTCGATCGGCTCCCTGCCGGTCGCACGACGTACGTAGGGGTGCACGGCGCCGCCCTGGATCGGGCCGGGACGGATCAGCGCGATCTCGATCGCGAGGTCGTAGAAGCACCGCGGAAGCAGCCGGGGCAGTGTCCCGATCTGCGCACGACTCTCCACCTGGAA comes from Nocardioides baekrokdamisoli and encodes:
- a CDS encoding Gmad2 immunoglobulin-like domain-containing protein — its product is MRTLPALIALGLALTGCGTTTAAVSGTPTNSSTPIPTVSIDTTPVSARSSVGQVVLTLSQPYGNTHATTSFAVVGTSNSVEANTPWALTNAAHKVVRQGAFTADGWGDKLYPYSGTVSVAGLPAGTYLFTVRIDDPSDGEGKPVPQVSRVVLVG
- a CDS encoding FAD-binding oxidoreductase — protein: MRRLEASYASIPTGAPVRLAKSTTNLFRTRDASASPGLDVSGLNGVIEVDAVARTADVQGMCTYGALVDATLPHGLIPYVVPQLRTITLGGAVTGLGIESTSFRNGLPHESVLEMDVLTGDGAIVTARPGDDLFDAFPNSYGSLGYAARLRIRLEPVPAYVELRHVRFDSGADLAGAIEKITATREYEGVAVDGLDGVAFSPDELYLTLATWTDSPSGSPSDYTGQQIFYRSLQQRTTDILTIHDYIWRWDTDWFWCSGAFGAQHPLIRRVWPRRWRRSDFYMKLLGIDRRFRIADRLDDRAGRPRRERVIQDVEVPVERLAEFLTWFDREIGMRPVWVCPLVAQRRWTSYPLAPGETYVNVGFWGTVHVGEDASNSPKNRAIEAEVAALGGHKSLYSEAFYDEATFAELYNTPNLDRLRAVHDPQKRLTNLYDKAVRHR
- a CDS encoding hemolysin family protein, whose amino-acid sequence is MVDIGLLVAAAGCVVLAGLLSCADAALVSFSPARAAELAAARRGGATALVRLLDDRARFLNTGLLLRTLAEVAATVIVTLELYDATGHGWWPAAAIAIVLMVVVSFVAIGVAPRTVGRQHAETVALIGAVPLVGVTSILGPIPSLLILLGNALTPGAGFRKGPFTTETELREMVDLAEDRNLIDDDEREMIHSVLELGETRAREVMVPRGEIVFVERHKNLRQTMSLFLRSGFSRIPVIEDSLDNIVGFAYLKDIVRRDFEAPDVEKTERVEELMRPVTWVPDSKKVDELLADMQRGRQHIAIVVDEYGGTAGLITIEDILEEIVGEITDEHDTEDREPQKLPDGSWRVPARFLLDDVEDLVGVDVSDDEVDSVVGLLAKELGLVPIPGAMVETRGLRLQAEESAGRRNKVGTVLISLIEPEDGHDSRLS
- the ybeY gene encoding rRNA maturation RNase YbeY; protein product: MTIEIIDESGFGLDVEHFAKLARFVMDQMRVHPEAELCIKAVDEDTIATLNEQWMGKQGPTDVLAFPMDELLPGELDAELDEGVLGDLVLSPAVAERQGEAAGHGLLAELELLTTHGILHLLGYDHAEADEHQEMFGLQARLLTEWGSQAKAPQ
- a CDS encoding DUF3097 domain-containing protein yields the protein MVDRYGSDVLAGDWRTPARGRTVDVPATLGDVVEEVSTGFCGEIVGVDRQLSTVTLEDRRLKRRTFELGPGFLHEGRPVALVAAATSAAPAAPARTASGSIAVQGVRARTARASRIFVEGRHDAELVEKVWGDDLRIEGVVVEFLGGVDDLADHLMDFKPGPGRKVGVLVDHLVRGSKESRIADAIVRGPNGAHVRIVGHPFIDVWQAVKPDRLGLSAWPTIPRSIEWKKGICQHMGWPHRDQADIARAWKFILSKVNSYDDLEPALLGRVEELIDFVTVD
- the hrcA gene encoding heat-inducible transcriptional repressor HrcA, translated to MQGANSHSDRRLAVLRAIVEDYVSTHEPVGSKALVERHGLGVSPATVRNDMAALEDEGYISQPHTSAGRVPTDKGYRLFVDRLATVRPMTSGEKRAITTFLDGAVDLDDVVHRSVRLLSQLTRQVAVVQYPTLTRSTVRHIELVEVAPTRLLVVLILSTGRVEQRLIETTAPVAVDDLAAMRAWVNAATEGRTIPDAAIGLQHIPASPIAAPVVTTILEALSDERGGQRVAVAGASNLARYGDSFDTAVRPLLEALEEHVVLLTLLGEQAAGDSVTVRIGTEGPVQELAATSVVAAGYGPGADSVAALGVVGPTRMDYSSAMGSVHAVARYLSRILDGN
- a CDS encoding 16S rRNA (uracil(1498)-N(3))-methyltransferase codes for the protein MSLPVHLVPDLGGSAVGSVVTITGDEAHHAVAVRRLRVGEQLMVVDGRGTVVTGTISETGKRELSVVVDDLSLHQEPTPSVTVVQAIPKGDRGELAVEVLTEIGVATIVPWAAARSVAVWKGERAEKSHARWAATAREAAKQARRAWFPTVAPMATTGQVKTIIAGSDLAVVLHEAATTTFETLPTPTGRVVLIVGPEGGLTEDEVAAFEAAGARTVRMGTEVLRTSTAGVAAASALLSRTPRWF
- the dnaJ gene encoding molecular chaperone DnaJ, encoding MDPYEVLGVPKDADDATIKKAYRKLARENHPDVNPDPIAQEKFKDVSHAYEILSDPQKRAAYDRGGDGVFGGFGQGFTFTDIMDAFFGQGGGTAQNRGPRPRQRRGQDALIRLDISLAEAAFGVTKELEVDTAIGCVTCQGAGTAPGARPAICETCRGAGEVAQVQRSFLGEIRTLRPCAACKGYGTVIADPCRDCAGEGRVRTHKTLKVAIPPGVDNGTRVHLAEQGEVGVGAGPAGDLYVEIRVEKHDLFTRQGNELHCVVTLPMTAAALGTKLTLPTLESDLESTPEEDRTFALDVRPGTQSGTDHVIKGRGVPGLRGGRGDLIVTVVVETPTKLDEGQEELLQQLAAVRGEQRPVGQLRATKKGVFGRLRDVVAPH
- a CDS encoding cytidine/deoxycytidylate deaminase family protein codes for the protein MTHASPELSPEDAKLVTLARSTRARTRAAEGAAVRDLDGRTYAAATVALEALQVSAVGVAVAMAISSGSRGLEAVVLLTDGELTDSDRAVVAEFSGAGVPILVNPAR
- the hemW gene encoding radical SAM family heme chaperone HemW, with translation MPSALPDGEPAPADGSLPTTLSGRGLGFYVHVPFCSVRCGYCDFNTYTATELGPGVSQSTYASQAIAEIELSRRILGPATVDTVFFGGGTPTLLPAEDLVAMLVAIRDQFDLATDAEITTEANPDSVSLESLQTLREGGFTRISFGMQSAVPHVLAVLDRTHDPARVPQAVAWAREAGFEQVSLDLIYGTPGESMADWEASLDAALTCDPNHISAYSLIVEDGTALARRVRRGEVPMPEEDDFADKYEVADRMLRARGFGWYEVSNWATSTDARCRHNMLYWQGGDWWGIGPGAHSHVNGTRWWNAKHPTAYAARLAAGESPAAGRELLTDEDRRIERVLLELRLSDGMPTAVIGNEQAIDAQVGRGLLQRRGERLVLTDAGRLLADGVVRDLLD
- a CDS encoding PhoH family protein is translated as MSEPSTERRNRTNLRSAPAGAQHIVVIPASINAVSVLGPADEHLTLVESTLGVALHVRGNRITVTGPARDVAKAERAFDEMIQIVRTGQGLARETVERVLGMVVEEIAEKPADILSHNILTNRGRSIRPKTINQKRYVEAIDQHTVTFGIGPAGTGKTYLAVAKAVQALTSRTVNRIVLTRPAVESGENLGFLPGTLTEKIDPYMRPLYDALHDMLDPDLIPRLLASGTIEIAPLAYMRGRTLSGAFVILDEAQNTTPEQMKMFLTRLGFGSKIVVTGDISQTDLPSGKQSGLKVVEGILTGIDDISFNRLTSHDVVRHELVGHIVAAYDAHDETIENTKSTRERK